One region of Esox lucius isolate fEsoLuc1 chromosome 17, fEsoLuc1.pri, whole genome shotgun sequence genomic DNA includes:
- the pkp1b gene encoding plakophilin-1 → MSFMTMDPLKSAISIGNVDETSLALPSDNQLRSKQQRVLDQVQTMKRGKSKYGKNGSLSSPTSPQNINIFSESVKSSSNLNGNAFFNVSAGHNTLSKTLIKEQNTEGLRVTASKGSTIKRIEGGTRQWKRHTIAMGQNNSSRSVPELGRNPASTLPAQRSKPAGWQTQPYRSSIILADSGRGPVLTNGFSQGTFISNELHPKSRKIIGTKSSQVTSTQFPNEMVSSSLSVGESKNIKSKSDFGMNNNGQIADITMKEAVEYLSSGDVNYQHCGASFIQHSTFTEEKAKQEVLRFKGIPPLVNLLKSTSPQVQQTASAALRNLAFKDPDNKEEIQRCGGITEVLTLLRETNCSETQKQLTGLLWNLSSADSLKPELVRCALPVLMDTVIVPYTAGMGETSNQDPELFYHATACLRNLSCAKQGNRQAMRNCRGFIDSLVSYVQGCVDADKPDDKSVENCVCVLHNLSFQLENEAPTLFSKINALAKTTSRANAHGDVGPIGCFSPQSSKVLEQENHFDFPVMEDPNPKGAGWLFHSKTIESYLSLLGSSQRDDTLEACCGALQNLTASPGIVSSVISQSIVRKLNGLPQISPLLQSSNLGLQKTAVALVGNLTKNPGLQSKIARQTLPDLVGILHSLSKEETDSDDTLAMACQTCHSLLIKEPEMGKNLLTNTVVNTLNDLSKNRQLPKASKAAGVLLYGLWSEKDIQSFLKKQGMNKSSFVNDITSVAHRSVQVIE, encoded by the exons ATGTCTTTCATGACAATGGATCCGTTGAAATCGGCCATATCGATAGGGAATGTCGACGAGACATCTCTTGCTTTGCCGTCTGATAACCAACTTCGGTCCAAACAACAGCGGGTTTTGGATCAAGTGCAAACGATGAAGAGGGGAAAGTCGAAGTATGGTAAAAATGGATCTCTGTCATCGCCAACGA GtccccaaaacatcaacatATTCTCTGAATCCGTAAAGTCATCTTCCAATCTCAATGGAAATGCATTCTTTAATGTTTCAGCTGGTCATAATACCCTCTCAAAAACG CTCATCAAAGAACAGAACACAGAGGGGCTTAGGGTCACGGCCTCCAAGGGATCGACAATCAAGAGGATCGAGGGTGGCACCCGCCAGTGGAAGAGGCACACAATAGCCAtgggacagaacaacagcagCCGCAGTGTGCCAGAGCTGGGCCGCAACCCCGCCAGTACTCTCCCAGCACAGCGTTCCAAGCCAGCGGGTTGGCAGACCCAGCCTTACAGATCAAGCATCATTCTGGCCGATAGCGGCCGTGGACCAGTCCTCACCAACGGTTTTTCTCAGGGCACATTCATCAGCAACGAGCTGCATCCTAAGAGCAGAAAAATCATTGGCACGAAAAGTAGCCAGGTTACCAGCACTCAATTTCCTAATGAGATGGTATCCTCGAGCCTGTCCGTGGGGGAGTCTAAGAATATAAAAAGCAAGAGTGATTTTGG GATGAACAATAATGGTCAGATTGCTGATATTACCATGAAGGAGGCGGTGGAGTACTTGTCCAGTGGAGATGTTAACTACCAGCACTGCGGAGCCTCTTTTATCCAACATTCTACCTTCACTGAAGAAAAGGCTAAACAGGAG GTTTTGCGGTTCAAAGGCATTCCTCCTTTGGTGAACCTGCTGAAGAGTACCAGTCCCCAGGTCCAACAGACAGCTTCCGCCGCTCTGCGGAATCTGGCCTTTAAAGATCCGGACAACAAAGAGGAGATCCAACGCTGTGGGGGTATCACTGAGGTCCTGACCCTGCTCCGAGAGACAAACTGTAGTGAGACACAGAAACAACTCACAG GTCTCCTTTGGAACCTGTCATCTGCAGACAGTCTGAAGCCAGAGTTGGTACGGTGTGCTCTTCCTGTTCTGATGGACACCGTGATAGTACCCTACACGGCAGGAATGGGCGAGACCAGCAACCAGGACCCAGAGCTCTTCTACCATGCTACGGCCTGCCTACG AAACCTAAGCTGTGCGAAACAAGGCAACCGGCAGGCTATGCGTAACTGTCGAGGCTTCATAGACTCCCTAGTCAGTTATGTCCAGGGTTGCGTGGATGCCGACAAGCCTGATGACAAG TCTGtggagaactgtgtgtgtgtcttgcacAACCTGAGCTTTCAGCTGGAGAATGAGGCCCCGACCCTGTTCAGCAAGATCAATGCTCTGGCAAAAACCACATCCAGGGCCAACGCCCACGGTGACGTCGGCCCCATTGGCTGCTTCAGCCCACAGAGCAGTAAGGTCCTGGAGCAAGAG AATCACTTTGATTTCCCTGTAATGGAGGACCCGAATCCTAAAGGAGCGGGTTGGCTGTTCCACTCCAAGACCATTGAGAGTTATCTGTCTTTGCTGGGTTCGAGTCAGAGAGATGACACCCTGGAGGCCTGCTGTGGGGCCCTGCAGAACCTAACTGCTAGCCCTGGCATT GTATCAAGTGTGATTAGCCAGAGCATCGTGCGGAAGCTGAATGGCTTGCCTCAAATCTCTCCTCTGCTGCAGTCCTCCAACCTCGGCCTCCAGAAGACCGCTGTGGCTCTGGTTGGAAACTTGACCAAGAACCCGGGCCTTCAGAGTAAAATAG CCCGACAGACTCTCCCGGATCTGGTTGGCATCCTCCACTCGTTGTCCAAGGAAGAGACTGATTCGGATGACACCCTGGCCATGGCATGTCAAACCTGCCATAGCTTGTTGAtaaaggagcctgagatggggAAAAACCTACTCACTAACACTGTTGTCAACACACTTAATGATCTGAGCAAGAACAG GCAATTACCAAAGGCCAGCAAAGCAGCAGGAGTACTCCTCTACGGTCTCTGGTCAGAGAAGGACATACAGAGCTTTCTTAAAAAG CAAGGAATGAACAAGAGTTCTTTTGTGAACGACATCACCAGCGTGGCTCACAGGTCTGTGCAGGTCATTGAGTAA